The sequence AATCTCTTTTAAAAAGCTAAAGCTTACTAATTCAGACTCAATGAGTGAAAGCGTTCTAGGAATTGGTGTGGCGCTAAACTGTAAAAAATGCGCCCTTAAGCTCTCATCGCGCGTTAATTCATCTATTTTTTGTCTTTGAATAGAACCAAATCTATGCTGCTCATCAATCATTATAAGAGTACTTTTTGGAAGTTCTTGATATAGTAAAGCATGAGTACCAATGATCAAATCTGCGTCATTTAAATTTACATTTTTTGCCCCTTTTTGTAGATATTTTACTCTCACAAAATCAGGCAAAAGCCTCATAGCCTCGCTATAAAGCTGTGTAGCTAAAATAGTTGTAGGCGCCATCAAAATCGAGCGGTTTGGATAATTAAGTAGTGCTGCGCCCAAGATTACTAAAGTCTTACCGCTTCCTACATCACCCATTACTACACGCTTTGCTGCTGTACTTTTAGCTAAATCTTCCTTAATATCTTCTAATGCTTTTATCTGATCGCTTGTAGGAATGAAAGGCAATGAGCTAAGCCAATGCGTGATATCATAGGGCTTAATAGCAGTGGCCTTAAAAAGTACCTTTTTAGCACTAAGCTTTTTTAGATAATTATAAATTTCAATAAATTTAAGTGTATCTAGCTGTTTATTATTTAAATTCATAACCGAATTTAAAGCCTCATCGCTAAGTTCATGTAAGGCTAAAATTTGCCTAGCCTCATCACCATTTAATCCTTGAGATTTTAAGGATTCTAAATTTATATATTTTTTGATTAAATTTTGAATTTGGTTGTCTTTTAATTCTCTTTTATAATGTGGAATAATTTGGCCAACTTTTGTAATAATTTTAGGATTACTAAACTGCCAAAGCCCATTATATAATACGGATTTACCATGGATATAGAGTCTTTTGCCACGCTTAAAAGAGGCGTAATGCCATGGCCTAGCATTAAATATCACAATAGAAACATCACACTCCCATGAGATACAATAGGCCAAAATACTAAGCATCGTAGGACGAGTTATAGATGATTTAATCTCAATTTCTACACTATTTTCACCGATACTTGGCTCATTTTTAACACGCAAATCATCAAAGCTTTTAGGCAAAATCAAAGCTAGATCAAGTAAACTTGCGATACCTAGCTCTTTTAACTCCTTGTACTCCACTATTTTGGCTCGCTATATAGACAACTATACAAGCACGCAATACTAAGCCAATTAAGCTCTTCAAGGCTAGCTATAAACTCATTTAGCTCCTTTTGCTTTAGTGATTTAATACGCTCTAAATTTAGATCAAATTCGCCCAAATCATAGCCTTGATAATACTCTTTTTGAGCTATTGCAAGACGCTTAAACATCGTCTCTTTTCTAAGTGGCTCACTACCAAGCAAGAAATTTCTAGCTGCATTTAACTCTTTTTGAGTTACACCCTTTTTGACAAATTTGGCAATCTGACTTTTTATTAGATGTATAGCTTTATCTTTGTTCTCATTTTTAGTCTGCAAATATCCACTCATTGAATTATAGCTAAGATTTAAATTAGCCGAGCAATATACGCTATATGCTAGTCCTCGCTTTACACGAATCTCCTCCATAAGCCTAGATCCAAATCCACTACTACCTAGAATAAACATTGCTACACTCAGCTTATATCTATCTTCTAAAGCAAATTTAAGCGGTGAGCCAAAATATATATAAGCCTGCTGGCTTGGTCTAGAAATTATCTCTTCTCTTTGTTCAATGCTAACTTCTACAGGACTTAACTCTCTAACCTCTCCAACTTTTAATACATCAGCTAATCTATCAAATTTAACTCTCTCAAGCGCTATATCACCGCCTAAAACTATAAACATATTTTCTAAATTTAAACTATTTTCTATAAACTCTTTAATATCGCCAAGCTCAATTTGAGCGATACTTTCAGGTGTGCCGATACTAGGCACAGCTAAGCGTGAGTTTGGATATAAAATTGCTTTTAATGCATTGCTTGCTTGATAATCAAAATCACTGTTATTTGAAGCAATTATGCCAAGTGTCTGGGTTTTTAGTTTTTTTAGGATATTTTTATCATAATTTGGCTGAGCTAGTAATTCTAACAGCATATCAAAACCATATTCAAAATGTTCACTTAAACACTCTAAGCTAATTTCAAAAGTCTCATATCCAGCGCTAGCACTAAGTAAAATCGCACGCATATCAAGCGCCCTATTAAACTCATTACTACCTAGTCTTTTACTACCTTCACTTAGCAATTCAGCAGCCATTGTAGCTATGCCATGTTTTTTTTCATTGCAACTTCCAGCCACCTTAAAGACAAGCTTAATTCCAACAAGTGGCAATTCGCTACTATGTTCATAGATTAGAGCAATATCACTATTAGCGATTTTTAAATTTAATCTTTCCACTATTTTACCTCATTTAGATAGTATTTTATTTGCTCTTTTCTTAAAATTCTTATATAATTTGTACTACCAATTTTGCCAGCTGGATAGCCTGCTGTAAGCGTATAGGTGGCTTCATCGCTTATTAAATTTGCATCTTTTAATCCTTTTATGGTGTTGGCTAAAAGCAGATTTAACTGATTTTGTGGCACAACTAAACTTGGAGTTACACCCCAAACAATAGTCAAACTTCTAGCCACGCTCTCATCATGAGTTACAGCAATTATTGGCATAGTTGGACGATTACGAGCCATCTTAATAGCGCTTGAACCACTACTAGTAATTGAAATAATAGCATTTGCGCCTATTCTTTGAGCCAAATGCGAACTAGCACTTGCTACCATATCAGTTTCATCAGCAAATTCAAACTCATCAAATTTGCCATATGGATATATAAGCTCACTTTGGACTATTGTTGCACTCATAGACTTAACCACTGCTACCGGATTTATACCTACAGCGCTCTCTTCGCTTAGCATAACAGCATCAGTCCCATCTAATACAGCGTTTGCTACATCGCTTATTTCAGCTCTTGTTGCACTTTGACTCTTTGCCATTGAGAGCATCATTTGTGTAGCAGTAATTACTGGGCGGTTTGCGGCATTAGCCTTTTTAATAATTAGCTTTTGAATGGTTGGAACTTTATAGTATGGCACCTCAATACCAAGATCTCCACGAGCAACCATAATTCCATCACTAGCTTCTATTATGCTATCAATATTTTCTACTGCATCAAATTTCTCTATTTTAGCAAATACCTTAGCACTTGAGCCAAACTCTTTTAATATAGCTTTAGCATTTATAATATCATTTGCATTTTGCACAAAACTAATAGCAACAAAATCTACTCCATTTTGTGCTCCAAATAACATATCGGCTCTATCTTTTTGAGTAATAACATCGATATTTAGTTTAGTATTTGGGAAATTTACCCCTTTATTTGAGCTTAGTATGCCATCATTTTCTATTACAGTTTCAATCATATCTGGCAGACATTTTACTACCTTAGCCTTTATCATTCCATCATATAAATATATATATTCACCCTCTTTTAACAAGGATAAAATTTGAGGCTGATTTATGCTAAGTTCATAAATTTCTCCATTTTTGCGGCCAATTATACTCTCTTTTAATACATTTAATCTATCACCTGCTTTTAACTCAAATGGTTCATTTAATGTACCAATTCTAATTTTTGGTCCGCAGATATCTTGAAGTATTCCAACCCTGATTCCTAAGGCATTTGAAGCCTCTTTTATCTTAGTAATTGTAGATTGATGATATTCATGTGTTCCATGTGAGAAGTTTAGTCTAAATACATTTACTCCCTCTATAATTAAAGATTTAATAACCTCAATAGAATCACTAGATGGGCCAATTGTTGCTACGATTTTTGTTTTTTTCATATTTACTCCTAAATTTTGGTAATTATACCAAATTTAAGGATAAATGATAAGAATTTTGGCAGAATTTAGGCGGATTTCTCCGCCTGATATTAGTCAAATAGCTCTTCGTTTAGCTTAGCTTCGTTGAAGTTCCTACCTAGATATTCACAAACTTCACGAACATCCCTTAATGCATTGCCAAGACAGCTAGTAGCCCCTGGACTTGGTGTCATATTAAAAATTATACCAGTTTTTGGATTAATACTTGCCTCACCTAGCATTAGCTTTTTCTCAGTTTTATTTAAAACTTGTGGGCGAACGCCACCAAAACCTTTAGCATAATAGATATCATTTGTAGTTAGGCTTGGGACGATTTTTCTAGCATCTTTTACAAATAGCTTTTTATTAAGATATGGTACTTCAAATAAGAAATTACGTAAGACATAGTTACGAATTTCACTATCTTTAAATAGATCAAACAAGATACCAGCAATAGCTGTGTCAAAATTTAAAGTCTTACAAAAGTCAAGGAAGCTACCCCAATTCTCATGATATCTCTCAAGTTTAGGCAATGCAAGTGCTGTTGGTCCAAATCTCGTACAACCATCAGCTAAGATATCAGGGTCACCATGAAGCGCAGCAAATGGAAGTTTTGGATTTTGCACCATATAAACTTTACCATTTAGAAGTTTTTGCTTAGTTAAATAAAAGCTACCAGCTACTGGCAAGCAACCAAAGTCTAGACCATAGCCCATTTTATGTGCTAAATATAATGAATGAGCACCTGCATTTACTACAACAAAATCAGCACTAATTGATAAGCCATTTGCGGTTTGGATATAGTATTTATCACCATTGCGGTAAATTTCATCTACTCTTGAATTTAAATATACATCGCATTCGCTTTTATCTTTTTTAGCATTTTCTATAAATGTAGTTGTAAATGCACCATAATCAACTGTAGTATATTCTCCACTTTTTACACCCATACCAACTACATTTTCAGCTCTATGAGTACCATCACTATTTAAAATAATTTTTGGCTCAATTTTAGCTAATTCAGCCTTATCATAAAACTCTAAATATGGATAAAGCTCTTTAAATTCCTCATATCTATTTTTAATATAATCTACCTCGACATCGCCTACGCCAATTGCCATTTTTTGACCATCAAACATATATTTACCTTGATAGCCGTGCTGCAAACCGTATTTTACTACCATTCTAGCAGTTTTGCTTACCTTTTGAGCTTTTTCAAATGTATAGTTTGTCTCTATATCACCACAATGTACAGTCTGCGAATTAGCTGTTCCTTTTGAATTTAACGTAGCAAGACCGCCGTACTTTTCTACCAATGCAATATTTTTAACATCTGTATATCTTGCTAATTCATATAGTAGCGCACCACCACTGATACCACCACCGACTATCACCACCTCGTAGTGTTTTTCTTTCATCCTTAACTCCTAAGACAATTTTTGAATTCCATAGTATATATTAATAAAACTTAAAGATAACAAAATAAAAATAGTAAATTACAATATTTATAAATTTATCAGTTTATATGTTACAAATTTACTCTAATAAATATTAAATTTTTCTTTTATTG is a genomic window of Campylobacter devanensis containing:
- a CDS encoding FAD-dependent oxidoreductase; this encodes MKEKHYEVVIVGGGISGGALLYELARYTDVKNIALVEKYGGLATLNSKGTANSQTVHCGDIETNYTFEKAQKVSKTARMVVKYGLQHGYQGKYMFDGQKMAIGVGDVEVDYIKNRYEEFKELYPYLEFYDKAELAKIEPKIILNSDGTHRAENVVGMGVKSGEYTTVDYGAFTTTFIENAKKDKSECDVYLNSRVDEIYRNGDKYYIQTANGLSISADFVVVNAGAHSLYLAHKMGYGLDFGCLPVAGSFYLTKQKLLNGKVYMVQNPKLPFAALHGDPDILADGCTRFGPTALALPKLERYHENWGSFLDFCKTLNFDTAIAGILFDLFKDSEIRNYVLRNFLFEVPYLNKKLFVKDARKIVPSLTTNDIYYAKGFGGVRPQVLNKTEKKLMLGEASINPKTGIIFNMTPSPGATSCLGNALRDVREVCEYLGRNFNEAKLNEELFD
- a CDS encoding M16 family metallopeptidase translates to MERLNLKIANSDIALIYEHSSELPLVGIKLVFKVAGSCNEKKHGIATMAAELLSEGSKRLGSNEFNRALDMRAILLSASAGYETFEISLECLSEHFEYGFDMLLELLAQPNYDKNILKKLKTQTLGIIASNNSDFDYQASNALKAILYPNSRLAVPSIGTPESIAQIELGDIKEFIENSLNLENMFIVLGGDIALERVKFDRLADVLKVGEVRELSPVEVSIEQREEIISRPSQQAYIYFGSPLKFALEDRYKLSVAMFILGSSGFGSRLMEEIRVKRGLAYSVYCSANLNLSYNSMSGYLQTKNENKDKAIHLIKSQIAKFVKKGVTQKELNAARNFLLGSEPLRKETMFKRLAIAQKEYYQGYDLGEFDLNLERIKSLKQKELNEFIASLEELNWLSIACLYSCLYSEPK
- the pyk gene encoding pyruvate kinase, with product MKKTKIVATIGPSSDSIEVIKSLIIEGVNVFRLNFSHGTHEYHQSTITKIKEASNALGIRVGILQDICGPKIRIGTLNEPFELKAGDRLNVLKESIIGRKNGEIYELSINQPQILSLLKEGEYIYLYDGMIKAKVVKCLPDMIETVIENDGILSSNKGVNFPNTKLNIDVITQKDRADMLFGAQNGVDFVAISFVQNANDIINAKAILKEFGSSAKVFAKIEKFDAVENIDSIIEASDGIMVARGDLGIEVPYYKVPTIQKLIIKKANAANRPVITATQMMLSMAKSQSATRAEISDVANAVLDGTDAVMLSEESAVGINPVAVVKSMSATIVQSELIYPYGKFDEFEFADETDMVASASSHLAQRIGANAIISITSSGSSAIKMARNRPTMPIIAVTHDESVARSLTIVWGVTPSLVVPQNQLNLLLANTIKGLKDANLISDEATYTLTAGYPAGKIGSTNYIRILRKEQIKYYLNEVK
- the recG gene encoding ATP-dependent DNA helicase RecG yields the protein MEYKELKELGIASLLDLALILPKSFDDLRVKNEPSIGENSVEIEIKSSITRPTMLSILAYCISWECDVSIVIFNARPWHYASFKRGKRLYIHGKSVLYNGLWQFSNPKIITKVGQIIPHYKRELKDNQIQNLIKKYINLESLKSQGLNGDEARQILALHELSDEALNSVMNLNNKQLDTLKFIEIYNYLKKLSAKKVLFKATAIKPYDITHWLSSLPFIPTSDQIKALEDIKEDLAKSTAAKRVVMGDVGSGKTLVILGAALLNYPNRSILMAPTTILATQLYSEAMRLLPDFVRVKYLQKGAKNVNLNDADLIIGTHALLYQELPKSTLIMIDEQHRFGSIQRQKIDELTRDESLRAHFLQFSATPIPRTLSLIESELVSFSFLKEIPFAKQISTHIIQNSGFGALLEHIKEQISQNKQTIIVYPLVEESEVSNYQSLSVAAPFWLNKFQKVYVTHGKDKQKDDILEQFANDGNILLATTIVEVGISLPRLSTIVIVGPEKLGLASLHQLRGRVGRNGGRGWCYLYTKLASIPSRLNEFAQTLDGFVVAKIDLKNRQAGDILDGTMQHGATFEYYDMDELITQRAKKRLADFKAKNVV